From the Candidatus Krumholzibacteriota bacterium genome, one window contains:
- a CDS encoding ABC transporter ATP-binding protein, giving the protein MVDLVTIDDVSFAYGKIQVLRDITLSFPAGSLVGMIGPNGSGKTTLIRCLCGLSSPARGTITINGIDMSSMKRRELARLMGYVPQVQERSFPQPVFDAVLTGRIPHLEWEPSAHDLHVVNRVLSIMYLNDISHRDINTLSGGQHQRVQIARALAQEPMVLCLDEPTSNLDIKHQLGLMNLVLRLTHQRNTLTLMAIHDLNLASQYCDRLVLLKDGQVFASGTTQQVLTRKNITRAFGISVAIHKHGDLIHIVPVEDSETGKLEHI; this is encoded by the coding sequence TTGGTAGATCTCGTCACCATCGATGATGTCTCGTTCGCCTACGGGAAGATACAAGTACTGCGCGATATCACACTCTCCTTTCCGGCGGGCTCACTGGTCGGCATGATCGGTCCCAACGGGTCGGGAAAGACCACTTTGATCCGCTGCCTGTGCGGACTGTCCAGTCCCGCCAGAGGCACCATCACTATCAACGGAATAGATATGTCATCGATGAAGCGGCGGGAGCTGGCCCGCCTGATGGGTTACGTGCCTCAGGTGCAGGAAAGATCTTTTCCCCAACCTGTGTTCGATGCCGTTCTCACGGGGCGTATACCTCATCTGGAATGGGAACCGTCCGCCCATGACCTCCACGTCGTAAACCGAGTGCTGTCTATCATGTACTTAAACGACATCTCACACCGCGATATCAACACACTCAGTGGAGGGCAACACCAGCGCGTACAGATCGCTCGCGCCCTGGCCCAGGAACCCATGGTATTATGCCTTGATGAGCCTACCAGCAACTTGGACATCAAACATCAGCTGGGCCTCATGAACCTCGTACTACGACTCACGCACCAACGGAATACGCTCACGCTTATGGCCATACACGACCTCAATCTAGCATCACAATACTGCGACCGCCTGGTGCTCCTCAAGGACGGCCAGGTGTTCGCCTCGGGCACCACCCAGCAGGTCCTCACTAGGAAAAACATCACACGCGCTTTCGGGATAAGCGTGGCAATTCACAAACACGGCGACCTTATACATATTGTGCCCGTGGAGGATTCGGAGACGGGGAAGCTTGAGCATATATAA
- a CDS encoding ORF6N domain-containing protein, with translation MQSNNRIVKVESKILQVRGEKVIIDADLADFYGVSTKRLNEQVNRNKERFPDDFMFKLTRAEKAEVVSACPHLEKLKRTRSMPHAFTEHGAIMAATVLSSDQAIEMSIFIVRAFAINYEEPFKSIQRFLTS, from the coding sequence GTGCAATCAAATAACCGAATCGTGAAGGTTGAAAGTAAAATTCTTCAGGTTCGTGGTGAGAAGGTAATCATCGATGCGGACCTGGCCGATTTTTATGGAGTCTCAACGAAGCGCCTCAACGAGCAGGTCAACCGCAACAAAGAGAGATTCCCTGATGATTTCATGTTCAAATTGACCAGAGCGGAGAAAGCTGAAGTTGTCTCGGCCTGTCCTCATCTTGAGAAACTAAAGAGGACCAGATCGATGCCACATGCTTTCACTGAACATGGGGCGATCATGGCAGCGACAGTTTTGAGTTCTGATCAGGCAATTGAGATGAGTATATTTATAGTTAGAGCCTTTGCTATAAACTACGAAGAGCCGTTCAAGAGTATTCAGAGATTTCTCACAAGCTAG
- a CDS encoding helix-turn-helix transcriptional regulator: protein MSDHKQYVKERKKRDPEFAEGYEIGYDKFKLGMLLKAARKEAGMTQEEVAKKLNTKKTAISRLENHSTDFRLSTIEKYAETLGKKLYISFRQG, encoded by the coding sequence ATGAGCGATCATAAGCAATATGTTAAGGAAAGGAAAAAAAGAGATCCTGAGTTTGCCGAAGGTTATGAAATAGGATATGACAAATTCAAGTTAGGGATGCTATTAAAAGCTGCCAGGAAGGAAGCGGGGATGACCCAGGAGGAGGTAGCAAAAAAGCTGAACACGAAGAAGACAGCAATTTCAAGGCTTGAGAATCATTCTACTGATTTCCGTTTGTCGACTATTGAGAAATATGCTGAAACTTTGGGCAAGAAGCTTTATATTTCTTTTAGGCAGGGTTAA